Below is a genomic region from Isosphaeraceae bacterium EP7.
CCCGTCCGGTCGAGTTGAAGCATGCCACCCCGGCCTGGTGATCCGGCGGCCGGATCCGAGGGACCGCCTGATTCTATTGCGATCGTCATCCTAATCAAGTGCAGCCCGGACGGCGGCACGTTCGGATCGTGGCGAATGGCACAGGAAACGGGTGCGATCGGGCCGGAAGGCAGGGCGTCGGCCGGCGGACGGGGCGTGCCGGCCGACGCGGGTCTGTGCGGGCTCAGATGCCGAATCCGGCCCGATATTGCTTGCGGATCAACGGCTCGGCCTCGGGGGCATTCGTCGCCTTCAACGCCTCGGAATCCCACTCGATGCGCTTCTGCAGGCGAAGCGCAAGGTTGCCCACCAGCAGGGCTTCGGTGAAGGGGCCCGAGTAGGCGAAGCCGGCCCTGGCGTCCTCGGGCTTGTTGTCCTTGCAGGCCTGGATCCACTCGGAGCGGTGGCCGGTCGAGCGCGGGATGGTGGGGGGCGGGGGCTGGAATTCGGCCCGACGGGCCTCGGGGTAAAGCGTCGGCGGCCCGGACCAGCCGCCGCAGACCATCGTCCCCTTGTCGCCCACGAAGTAGATCCCGTTGTCGACGAGCGAGACGTCGGCCGGCAGGTCCTTCGGCTTCGGGGGCATCTTGCCGCCGTCGTACCAGGTGAGGGTGACGGCGGGCCGGTCGCCTTGGGCGGCGAATTCGTAGCGGAGGATCGACCAGAGCGGATACGACTCGGCCTTCAAGGCGCTGGTCGTGGCCTCGGCGGCCGAGGGTGCGCCCAGGTCGAGGGCATAGAAGGCCGGGTCCATGTTGTGGATGGCCATGTCGCCCAGGGCACCCGTGCCGAAGTCGAACCAGCCTCGCCAGGCCATCGGGTGGTAGACCGGGTTGTACGGACGCACCGGGGCGGCCCCCAGCCAGAGGTCCCAGTCGATCGAGGCGGGGACGGGCGGAGTCTCGGAGGGTCGGTCCTTGTCCTGGACCCACCATTTCCCGGGCCGGTCGGACCAGGAATGGATCTCGCGCACCGGGCCGATTGCCCCGGCCTGCAACCACTCGCGGGTGAGTCGCAGGCCCTCGCCGGCGTGGCCGTTGTTCCCCATCTGGGTGACCAGGCCGGTCTCCCTGGCCACGCGGGCCATGACGCGGGCCTCCTCGATCGAGTGCGCCATCGGCTTCTCGACGTACACATGCTTGCCGGCCCGCAGCGCCGCCAGGGTGATGGGCGCGTGCATATGATCGGGCGTGGCGATCATCACGGCGTCGATGTCCCGGCGTTTCTCCAGCAGGACGCGATAGTCGCGGAATTGCTCGGCCTTGGGGAACTTCCCGAACGTGCCCGAGGCCTTCGCCCAATCAACGTCGCAGAGCGCGACGATGTTCTCACCGGCCATCTCGCGGATGACCCCGCCCCCCTGGCCGCCGACGCCGATGCCGGCGATGTTCAGCTTCTCGCTCGGCGGGACGAACCCCCTGCCGAGGACGTGGCGAGGCACGATCTCGAACGAGAACGCGGCCCCGACGGCCGCCTGCAATAAGCGCCGGCGCTTCATGGTTCGCCCCTTCCGGGATGCAACTCGAATCGATCGACCCCACACCCGTGCGGGTGCCTCGGCCTCGGAGCTTAAGGGAGCCGAAGGTCGCGGACAAGCGCCCGAATCCATGGGCCAGGCAGGGGGGAGCCCGAACCCAAAGTCGTGTGGCGATCAGTCCTTGGCGTCGCCCCAAGGAGCCTCCACAGTCACGAAGGGCACGATTCGAGGGGTCGGGGTGTTGTCACGGAGGTGCGGTTCGGATGCAATGCTCGACGATGCATGCAGGCTGTCGAGCACGGATCAGTCTCGTGCCAATCCTTCGGATGCATCGTCTTGCTTCCCCTCTCCACACGAAAAGGCAGGCCATGCAACGAGACCTCTTGAAGCCACCACCCGCGGTCTTCGCGGCGGGCCTCCTGGCACTAATGGCTCTGACTAACCCGGCGAACGGGCAGGCGACGAAAACTGGCGGGCGCGGCGGCGCCCCGGCGACGGCGGCGTCACTCGCGCGGTACGTTCCCGAGAAGGGTCTCGCAGCCTACGCCGAGTTTCGCGGGTTCGACGCGGATGCGCGTGGATGGCAGAAGACGGCCGCATACAAGGCCTTCAATGACACCACGCTGGGAGCCTTGCTGGTCGACCTCGCCTCGCAGGGCATCGACGCGGCGCGGAATGCCGCCGGGGGGGCCGGGCCGGGGGGAGACGAAGTCCTGGCCAAGGCCGCCTTGTTCCTGCGCCGGGGGGCCGTGGTTGGTCTCTGCATCCGCGAGGGCAAGCCGGAAGAAGCCGATCTCGTGATCGCGTTCCGCGGCGGCGCGAACAAGGACGTGCGAGGGCTGATCGACCGCGTGGTTTCCTCGGTGGGGAAGAAGGGCGAGCTTCGCAAGGGGGCCCGCAAGCTGGTCACCTACGGCACGGGGAAGAAGACCTTCGCGACCTGGGATGAGAAAGGCGACGCGATCGTCTGCGGCCTGGAGGTCGTTGACGCGGTGCTCGCCGCGACCGACGGCAAGGCGAAGTCCGCCGAGACTCACCCGATTCGCGCCGGGTTGGCGAACGACGTCGACGGGTTCAGGCCGGTCGGCCTCGCGTTCCTCGATATGACCAAGTTCCCGAAGCCCCCGCCCGACGCGGCGAGGGTGGGGCTCGACGGCGTGAAGCGGGTCGAGATGCAGTTCGGATTCCAGGACGAGGCGTTGATGTGGACGGCGCGCATCGCGGCCCCCTCGCCGCGCAAGGGCTTCCTGGCGCTGCTGGACCAGCCGACCTTCGACCTGGGATCGCTGCCCCCCTTGCCGGCCGACCTGACGCAGTTCACGGTCCTCTCCGTCGACCCGGAACGGACCTATGACCGGATCATCGCCCTGATCAAGGAGAGCGACCCGAAGGGGGGCCAGGCGCAGGCGGAAGCGACCGAACGATCGATCAAGGAATCGCTGGGGATCGACCTCAGTCGCGACCTCCTGCGTCACCTGGGGCCGAAGTTGTCCCTGTACGCGTCGAAGTCGGCCCCACCGATCCAGGGCCTGCTCCCCGCGCTCGAGAACATCTCGGGCCTGGTGATCGAGGCCGAGGTCAAGGACCAGAAGGCCGCCGCACGCGGGGTCGACGCCCTGATGACGTCGCTCGCCCGCCGGGTCGCCGACGAGGCGAAAAAGCCGGGTCGCCGCGGGACGCCGCCGCAAATGCGAAAAAACGACGGGCCCCAGTTGGCCTGGTCGATGATTCCGGCCCCGGGTACCCCGGCGAAAGACCTGGAACCGACGCTGGTGGTGGGCGAGAAGTCCCTGGTCTTCTCGCCCCGGAAGGAGATCGCCGAGTCCCTGGCCGCGGGGCTCAAGGGGGAGCGATGGACTCCGAAAGGTGACTACTCCACCCTGGGCAAGCGGGTCCCCAATCGCCTGGTCTACCTGAGCGTGAGCGACCCCCGCGAGACCGTCCCCCAGATCGTTGCGAACCTGCCGAACCTCGTCGCCATGGCAGAGATGGGGATGGCCCAGTCGGCGAAAGCGAAGGGCCAGGCACCGCCGAGGATCCCGATTCGGATCGACCCCGCCCTGATCCCCGACCCCGAGACACTAGCCAGTAAGATGGGGCCCGGGTCGATGTCAATCTCCGTCGACCCGTCGGGGATCCGGTTGGTCAACCGCGAGGCGTTCCCCTCCCTGGCGAACCCGGCCTCGGGCGGCATCGCCATCGCGCTCCTGCTGCCGGCCGTCCAGTCGGCCCGCGAGGCCGCCAGGCGGGCTCAGTGCGTGAACAACGAGAAGCAGATGATGCTGGCGTTCCACAATTATGAGTCGGGCTACGGCCATTTCCCCAGGGCCGCGATCGTCGATAAGGCGGGCAAGCCGCTGCTGAGCTGGCGGGTGGCGATCCTGCCGTTCATCGAGCAGCAGGAATTGTATAACAAGTTCCACCTCGATGAGGCCTGGGACAGCCCTCACAACAAGACACTCTTGAATTCCATGCCCCCGCAGTACCGCTGCGCGAGCATGCCAATGACGGACCCGACTCTGGCCTATTACCGGGTCTTCGACGGCAAGGGGGCGATGTTCGAACCGGGCGTCGACGTGAAAATCGCCGACATGACCGATGGAACGTCGTACACACTTGCCCTGGTCGAGACGAAGGAAGGGGTGCCCTGGACCAAGCCGGAGGATCTCGAGTTCGACCCCGATGCCAAGGCCCCGCCGCCGTTCTATGGCGCTGGGTCGATGCACCCGGGCGGCTTCAACGCCGGGATGGGCGACGGGTCGATCCGGTTCCTCAAGGCGACGATCGCGGAGAAGGTGATGAAGGCGTTGATCACGCGCGCCGGCGGCGAGGTGATCGGCGGGACTGACTTCTGAAGCAATCCGAGAAACCGCGTCGCCCGCCCGGCTGAAAGGGCGGGCGACGCAGACTTCGATTCGATCAGGTCAGGTTGCTCAGCACGCCGTCGCCGCAGAAGTTGGGGTTGCCGAACCGCTCGATGCGGTGGCCCATGCCGTGCGCCAGCGACATCAGCAGGCGGTTGTGGGGGACCTGCTTGTATTTGAGGGATCGGCCCATCTTGAAGTCGGAGCCGCCGCCTAGGATGACGAACGGGATGTTGTCCAGGGTGTGCGAGTTCCCCTTGCCCAGCTCGTTGGTCCAGACGATCGTGGTGTTGTCCAGCAGGCTGCCGCCGCCGCCCGGCTCGGGGGTCTCGGCCAGCCGCTTGGCCAGGTAGGCGAGCTGCTCGCAGTACCAGGTGTTGATCTTGGTGAGCTTCTCGACCGACTTGGCGTCGCTGTCCGGGTTGTGCGACAGCTCGTGGTGACCCTCGTCGATTCCCATCCAGCGCATCCGGGCCATGCCCACCGAGTTGGTGTATTGCAGGGTGGCGATCCGGCTGAAGTCGGCCGTGAAGCTGTTGACCATCAGGTCGATCTGGGCCTTGCTGATCTTGGGGATGTTGTCATTATCCCGCCGCACGCCCAGCTCCAACTCGGGCACGGCGTGGTCGGCCGTCTCGTCCTTGGCCTGCGAGAGGTCCTGCTCCATCTCGCGGACGAACGTGGCGTGCTCGTCGAGCAGCTTGCGATCCTCGGCGCTCAGCTTGGTGCCGACCGCCTTGAGGTCGTCGCGCAGCTCGTCGAGGATGCTGGTCAGGTCCTCGCGGTCCTTCACCCCGCCGTAAAGCTTGTTGAACATCTGGTAAGGATTGTCGATGGGAGGCAGGGGCTTGTTGGACCCTGCGTAGACCATCCGGGTCCAGGTGTCGGCGTGCTCGGGGACCATGACGCCGAATTCGAGCGAGCCGAACCGGGTGCGTGTGGCCGCGTCCTTCTGGAGATAGGTGCGCAGCTCCTGGTCGATCGAGTGGCCGCTGGCCCAGCCCGCCGGGGTGTCCGAGCCCCCTTGAATGGTTCCCGGTAGCAGCTCGATGCCGGTGAGCAGGCAGCCCATCCCGCGCATGTGGTTGTCGCCGTCGCCGCGCACCTTGTCGCAGACGCCGTTGAGCGTGAGCAGCTTGTCGCGGAAGGGCTCGAGCGGCTTGAGGATCGGCTTGAGGGTGAAGTTCTCCCCCTCCTCGTCGGGCCAGAAGGCGTCGGGGATGACGCCGTTGGGGCTGAACAGGACGACCAGCCGCTGCTTGCGGGCCCCCTGATTGGCGAAGCCCAGGCTGGGCAAATTCAGCAGGAACGGGACCGCCGCGGCGCCGATGCCCAGGTCGCGGAGGAACTCGCGTCGGTTTCGGGTCTGTGCCACGGCGTCGTCTCCGGGAGGGGGAATGAAAGGGGGGGCTGCGATCGTGTCAGTCCGGAGCCGAAGCCGAAGCCACGGGGACCGGTGCGGGGGCCAGCGCCGAGGTGGCGACGATCCGCGCGGCGAGCTTGCGGACGCTGTATCCATCATCGGCGAATCCGCGCCTCAGGTCGGCCCGAACTTGCGGCCCGTAGGCGCGGATCGGCTGCTTGACCAGGGCGTGGAAGAGCTGGTCGACGAAGGCGAAGTGAGTCTCCTCGCTGCGGGCGAGAAGCTCGGCCAGGGCGCGGGCCCCTTCGTAGGGGGTTGCCGTGCCGGCCTGGTCCTCGTAGACGCCGCTGGCGTCGACCGGCTTGCCCTTCTCCTCGGCGCGGAAGCGGCCGACGGCGTCGAACCGTTCCAGGCCGAAGCCGAGCGGGTTGACCATCCCGTGGCAAGTCATGCAGGCGGCCGGCGACGTCTGGATGGTCACGCGTTCGCGGGTGCTCAGGCTCGCGTGCAGGTCGGGGGCCAGAGGGGCGACCGCCTCGGGCGGCGGCTTCAGGCCCCGGCCCAGCACGCTCCGGTTGATGAACACCCCCCGATGGATCGGCGAGCTGGTCGCGGTATACGCGAAGTTGGCCAGCACGTACGGATGCGACAGGACGCCGGCACGCTGGTCGGGCTCGAACCGGGTCTTCTGGAACGGGGCGTCGTCGGGCAGGCCCGCGCCGTAGAACTTCGAGAGCCGGCCGTTGAGCATCGACTGGTCGGTGAGCAAAATCTGGCGGAAGTCCGACGAGTCGCTCCAGAGGATGTCGTCGAGGGTCAGATCCAGCGAGGTCCGCAGGTCGGCGGCGATCGCCTTGTCGAAGCCCGGGTAAATCGCCTGGTCCTTGGAGAGGTCCGGGGCCCGATCGATCCGCAGCCACTGGAAGAAGAACTCGCGGATCTTG
It encodes:
- a CDS encoding DUF1552 domain-containing protein — its product is MAQTRNRREFLRDLGIGAAAVPFLLNLPSLGFANQGARKQRLVVLFSPNGVIPDAFWPDEEGENFTLKPILKPLEPFRDKLLTLNGVCDKVRGDGDNHMRGMGCLLTGIELLPGTIQGGSDTPAGWASGHSIDQELRTYLQKDAATRTRFGSLEFGVMVPEHADTWTRMVYAGSNKPLPPIDNPYQMFNKLYGGVKDREDLTSILDELRDDLKAVGTKLSAEDRKLLDEHATFVREMEQDLSQAKDETADHAVPELELGVRRDNDNIPKISKAQIDLMVNSFTADFSRIATLQYTNSVGMARMRWMGIDEGHHELSHNPDSDAKSVEKLTKINTWYCEQLAYLAKRLAETPEPGGGGSLLDNTTIVWTNELGKGNSHTLDNIPFVILGGGSDFKMGRSLKYKQVPHNRLLMSLAHGMGHRIERFGNPNFCGDGVLSNLT
- a CDS encoding DUF1559 domain-containing protein; the encoded protein is MQRDLLKPPPAVFAAGLLALMALTNPANGQATKTGGRGGAPATAASLARYVPEKGLAAYAEFRGFDADARGWQKTAAYKAFNDTTLGALLVDLASQGIDAARNAAGGAGPGGDEVLAKAALFLRRGAVVGLCIREGKPEEADLVIAFRGGANKDVRGLIDRVVSSVGKKGELRKGARKLVTYGTGKKTFATWDEKGDAIVCGLEVVDAVLAATDGKAKSAETHPIRAGLANDVDGFRPVGLAFLDMTKFPKPPPDAARVGLDGVKRVEMQFGFQDEALMWTARIAAPSPRKGFLALLDQPTFDLGSLPPLPADLTQFTVLSVDPERTYDRIIALIKESDPKGGQAQAEATERSIKESLGIDLSRDLLRHLGPKLSLYASKSAPPIQGLLPALENISGLVIEAEVKDQKAAARGVDALMTSLARRVADEAKKPGRRGTPPQMRKNDGPQLAWSMIPAPGTPAKDLEPTLVVGEKSLVFSPRKEIAESLAAGLKGERWTPKGDYSTLGKRVPNRLVYLSVSDPRETVPQIVANLPNLVAMAEMGMAQSAKAKGQAPPRIPIRIDPALIPDPETLASKMGPGSMSISVDPSGIRLVNREAFPSLANPASGGIAIALLLPAVQSAREAARRAQCVNNEKQMMLAFHNYESGYGHFPRAAIVDKAGKPLLSWRVAILPFIEQQELYNKFHLDEAWDSPHNKTLLNSMPPQYRCASMPMTDPTLAYYRVFDGKGAMFEPGVDVKIADMTDGTSYTLALVETKEGVPWTKPEDLEFDPDAKAPPPFYGAGSMHPGGFNAGMGDGSIRFLKATIAEKVMKALITRAGGEVIGGTDF
- a CDS encoding Gfo/Idh/MocA family oxidoreductase, which produces MKRRRLLQAAVGAAFSFEIVPRHVLGRGFVPPSEKLNIAGIGVGGQGGGVIREMAGENIVALCDVDWAKASGTFGKFPKAEQFRDYRVLLEKRRDIDAVMIATPDHMHAPITLAALRAGKHVYVEKPMAHSIEEARVMARVARETGLVTQMGNNGHAGEGLRLTREWLQAGAIGPVREIHSWSDRPGKWWVQDKDRPSETPPVPASIDWDLWLGAAPVRPYNPVYHPMAWRGWFDFGTGALGDMAIHNMDPAFYALDLGAPSAAEATTSALKAESYPLWSILRYEFAAQGDRPAVTLTWYDGGKMPPKPKDLPADVSLVDNGIYFVGDKGTMVCGGWSGPPTLYPEARRAEFQPPPPTIPRSTGHRSEWIQACKDNKPEDARAGFAYSGPFTEALLVGNLALRLQKRIEWDSEALKATNAPEAEPLIRKQYRAGFGI